The following are encoded in a window of Alosa sapidissima isolate fAloSap1 chromosome 10, fAloSap1.pri, whole genome shotgun sequence genomic DNA:
- the rbm24b gene encoding RNA-binding protein 24b — protein sequence MHSSQKDTTYTKIFVGGLPYHTTDSSLRKYFEVFGEIDEAVVITDRQTGKSRGYGFVTMGDRSSADRACKDPNPIIDGRKANVNLAYLGAKPRVMQSGFSFGVPQIHPAFIQRPYGIPAHYVYPQAFVQPSVVIPHVQPPAASPAAAASPYLDYTGAAYAQYSAAAANAAAAYEQYPFAASPAAASYMTSGGYGYAVQQPLASPAPSAAAATAAAFSQYQPQQLQSDRMQ from the exons ATGCACTCTAGTCAGAAGGACACCACCTACACGAAGATCTTCGTCGGTGGGCTGCCGTACCACACCACGGACTCCAGCCTCAGAAAGTACTTCGAGGTGTTCGGAGAGATCGATGAGGCTGTGGTGATCACCGACCGGCAGACGGGAAAGTCCCGGGGCTATGGATTT gtgaccATGGGTGACCGTTCATCAGCAGACCGGGCCTGTAAGGACCCCAACCCCATCATCGACGGACGCAAGGCCAACGTCAACCTGGCTTACCTGGGGGCCAAGCCTCGGGTCATGCAGTCAG GGTTCTCATTTGGCGTACCACAGATCCACCCAGCATTCATCCAGAGGCCTTATGG GATCCCGGCACACTACGTGTACCCTCAGGCATTCGTCCAGCCCAGCGTGGTGATCCCTCACGTGCAGCCGCCCGCTGCCAGCCCTGCGGCCGCCGCATCTCCCTACCTGGACTACACGGGCGCCGCCTACGCCCAGTactccgccgccgccgcaaacgCTGCCGCCGCCTACGAGCAGTACCCCTTCGCCGCCTCGCCCGCCGCGGCCAGCTACATGACGTCTGGGGGGTACGGCTACGCCGTCCAGCAGCCCCTGGCCTCACCCGCGCCATCTGCTGCCGCAGCAACCGCCGCTGCCTTCAGCCAGTACCAGCCGCAGCAACTGCAGTCGGACCGCatgcagtga